A genomic region of Fervidobacterium gondwanense DSM 13020 contains the following coding sequences:
- the groES gene encoding co-chaperone GroES gives MKVKPLGERLLIKPIIEEKKTAGGIVLPDAAKEKPMKAEIVEVGKLPEDCTLKVGDKVIYNKYSGTELKIDDEDYIIIDVNDILAKIEE, from the coding sequence ATGAAAGTGAAACCACTCGGTGAAAGGTTACTTATTAAGCCCATCATTGAAGAAAAAAAGACAGCAGGTGGAATTGTCCTTCCAGATGCTGCAAAAGAAAAACCCATGAAGGCTGAGATAGTTGAAGTTGGTAAGCTTCCAGAAGATTGCACACTGAAAGTTGGAGACAAGGTTATCTACAACAAGTACTCGGGAACAGAATTGAAGATAGACGATGAAGATTACATCATCATTGATGTAAACGATATTCTCGCAAAAATCGAAGAGTAA
- the groL gene encoding chaperonin GroEL (60 kDa chaperone family; promotes refolding of misfolded polypeptides especially under stressful conditions; forms two stacked rings of heptamers to form a barrel-shaped 14mer; ends can be capped by GroES; misfolded proteins enter the barrel where they are refolded when GroES binds), whose amino-acid sequence MAKLLRYSEEARRSLEAGVDAVANAVKITLGPKGRNVVIEKSWGSPTITNDGVSIAKEIELEDKFANLGAQLVKEVASKTNDVAGDGTTTATVLAQAMIKEGLKMVAAGANPILVKRGIDKAVVKVVEEIKKISKKLSSTDDIAHVASISANSEEIGKLIAEAMEKVGEDGVITVEDSKTIDTYVEFTEGMQFDRGYISPYFVTDPEKMEVVYNEPFILITDRKLSNVKPLIPILEKVAQTGRPLVIIAEDVEGEVLTTLVLNKLKGTLNTVAVKAPGFGDRRKAMLQDIAILTGGIVASEEVGINLEDLTLQDLGRADVVRVKKDETIIVGGKGKPEEIKKRIAQIKAQIEQTTSEYEKETLQERMAKLAGGVAVIKVGAATETELKEKKHRIEDALSATRAAVEEGIVPGGGITLLRARKVVEPLLKELSDDEKLGAQIVYNALEAPIRQIALNAGYDGAIIIHNVMSKDEVAYGFDALKGEYCNMYERGIIDPAKVTRSALQNAASIAGMLLTTEVLVVEKPEEKKPAAPEMPEY is encoded by the coding sequence ATGGCAAAGTTGTTGAGATACAGTGAAGAAGCAAGAAGGTCGCTCGAAGCAGGTGTTGACGCAGTTGCAAACGCGGTGAAGATTACTCTTGGTCCAAAAGGTAGAAATGTTGTTATCGAAAAATCATGGGGAAGCCCAACGATTACGAATGACGGTGTGTCAATCGCAAAAGAAATCGAACTTGAAGACAAATTCGCAAACCTTGGTGCACAGCTTGTTAAAGAAGTTGCCAGCAAGACAAATGACGTAGCCGGTGACGGTACGACAACAGCAACAGTTCTTGCTCAAGCAATGATCAAAGAAGGACTCAAAATGGTCGCAGCAGGAGCAAACCCAATCCTTGTTAAGAGAGGAATCGATAAGGCTGTTGTAAAAGTTGTTGAAGAGATAAAGAAGATTTCCAAGAAACTTTCAAGCACAGATGATATCGCACATGTTGCATCCATCAGTGCAAACAGTGAAGAAATCGGTAAACTCATCGCTGAGGCAATGGAAAAAGTCGGTGAGGATGGAGTTATCACAGTCGAAGACAGCAAAACAATCGATACATACGTTGAGTTCACAGAAGGTATGCAATTCGACAGAGGTTACATTTCTCCATATTTCGTAACAGACCCAGAAAAGATGGAAGTTGTTTACAATGAGCCATTCATACTCATCACAGACAGGAAGCTTTCAAACGTCAAACCACTCATTCCAATCCTTGAAAAAGTTGCACAAACAGGCAGACCACTCGTAATCATCGCAGAAGATGTCGAAGGTGAAGTTCTTACAACACTCGTTCTTAACAAACTCAAAGGAACACTCAACACGGTTGCAGTCAAAGCTCCTGGATTCGGTGACAGAAGGAAAGCTATGCTCCAAGATATCGCAATCCTCACAGGTGGTATTGTTGCAAGCGAAGAAGTTGGAATCAACCTCGAAGACCTCACACTCCAGGATCTTGGAAGAGCAGACGTTGTGAGAGTTAAGAAAGACGAAACGATAATCGTCGGCGGTAAGGGTAAACCAGAAGAAATTAAAAAGAGAATAGCCCAGATTAAAGCTCAAATAGAACAGACAACAAGTGAATACGAAAAAGAAACATTGCAAGAAAGAATGGCGAAACTCGCAGGTGGAGTTGCAGTCATCAAAGTCGGTGCTGCAACAGAAACAGAACTCAAAGAAAAGAAACACAGAATCGAAGACGCACTCAGCGCAACGAGGGCAGCTGTTGAAGAAGGTATCGTTCCTGGCGGTGGAATCACGCTCTTGAGAGCAAGAAAAGTTGTTGAACCACTCTTGAAAGAACTCTCAGACGATGAAAAGCTCGGTGCACAGATAGTTTACAACGCACTCGAAGCACCAATCAGACAAATAGCTCTCAACGCAGGTTACGATGGTGCAATAATCATTCACAACGTGATGAGCAAGGATGAAGTAGCATATGGTTTCGATGCGCTCAAAGGTGAATACTGCAACATGTACGAACGTGGTATAATCGACCCAGCAAAAGTTACAAGAAGCGCACTCCAGAACGCTGCATCGATTGCAGGTATGCTCCTCACAACAGAAGTTCTCGTAGTTGAAAAACCAGAAGAAAAGAAGCCAGCAGCACCTGAAATGCCTGAATATTAA
- a CDS encoding dihydrofolate reductase family protein codes for MRVRLIAVTDIRGMIAIDENDRTEWGSPEDKKLFKEITTSSGVVIMGRRTFETIGKKLPGRLNVVLSRAGQFKNEKPDIVLSGEPREILKSLKERGYQDVCVIGGQEIFTQFINAEVVTDVYITIEPIILPSGINIFDKIERIYSLKLEKVQLLNDIGSIHIHYKIK; via the coding sequence TTGCGCGTCAGACTCATAGCAGTTACCGACATACGGGGTATGATAGCGATAGATGAAAACGATAGAACGGAATGGGGAAGCCCTGAAGACAAAAAATTATTTAAAGAAATAACTACCTCTTCTGGCGTCGTAATAATGGGGCGAAGAACATTTGAAACCATCGGCAAAAAACTTCCTGGACGTCTGAATGTGGTGCTAAGTAGAGCTGGACAGTTTAAAAATGAAAAGCCGGATATCGTACTTTCAGGAGAACCAAGAGAGATTTTGAAAAGTCTTAAAGAAAGAGGATATCAAGACGTATGTGTTATAGGAGGTCAAGAAATTTTCACTCAATTTATCAACGCTGAAGTCGTCACTGATGTGTATATAACTATAGAACCGATTATCCTTCCAAGTGGTATTAATATATTCGACAAAATAGAGCGCATTTACAGTTTAAAGCTTGAAAAAGTTCAACTATTAAATGATATTGGTAGTATTCATATACATTATAAGATAAAGTGA
- the fusA gene encoding elongation factor G, translating into MVAKDKRTVALVGHNGSGKSMLMVAALNLGGMGVTKKEVDFDPIEAQRGASINSHVGTFKYEGKQITFIDTPGFSDFIGEVISAIFVSENVLSVVNATAGVEIQTERTWALATQMERPIMVFVNQMDKERASFENSIASLKERFEAKIVPIVYPIGQEASFKGVVDLISGKAYVYEGGKAKETDIPAEVKDKVEEIKMSIMEDIVSLDDALMEKYFAEEPITPEELWVALRKGFVERQIVPVLAGSAEKNIGVDVLLKVINNIGASPLEGKPYKSTLESGDEVEVIPSETDPFVGYTFKAVVDPFVGKLSYIKVISGNLKPGDAFNNTSRGTQEKAGHLYFAKGKDTYEVEEVSCGDIVVLPKLKESAVKDTVTHKDRKLTIISPEYPEPMISKSVNPKSKSDIDKISNGLSRLADSDPTFGWEFDPETSETVISGIGGMHLDVMVERLKNIFGVDVEVGKPKIAYRETVMSKAVSEHKHKKQSGGHGQYGHVKIEIEPAQRGTGFEFVDKIVGGVIPRNFIPSVEKGIREAMKKGVLAAYPVVDVRVTLFDGSYHEVDSSDISFQIAAIQAFKKGMQQAKPVLLEPVMYVEVFTPDENAGDVMGDISSRRGRPMGMEPAGKGITVVKAEVPLAEMLDFQGRLSSITSGRGYFTMRFEKYDVVPPNIQEKIIAERKKYLEEQAEE; encoded by the coding sequence ATGGTTGCGAAGGACAAACGCACAGTAGCGTTGGTAGGTCATAACGGTTCCGGTAAGTCTATGTTAATGGTTGCTGCTTTAAACCTTGGTGGCATGGGTGTAACGAAAAAGGAAGTAGATTTCGACCCAATCGAAGCGCAGCGTGGTGCAAGTATAAACTCACATGTTGGTACGTTTAAATACGAAGGAAAACAGATTACGTTCATAGACACGCCTGGTTTCAGCGACTTTATCGGCGAAGTTATCAGTGCGATTTTTGTTTCAGAGAACGTTCTCAGTGTAGTTAACGCAACAGCCGGTGTTGAGATCCAAACGGAAAGGACATGGGCTCTTGCTACTCAGATGGAAAGACCGATAATGGTCTTTGTAAACCAGATGGACAAAGAAAGGGCAAGTTTTGAAAATTCAATTGCATCGTTAAAGGAAAGATTTGAAGCTAAGATAGTACCGATAGTATATCCTATTGGTCAAGAAGCAAGTTTCAAAGGTGTTGTCGATTTGATCTCTGGTAAAGCATACGTTTATGAAGGCGGAAAGGCAAAAGAAACAGACATACCAGCAGAAGTGAAAGACAAGGTTGAAGAGATAAAGATGTCAATCATGGAAGACATCGTTTCTCTTGACGATGCCTTGATGGAAAAATACTTTGCAGAAGAACCAATAACACCAGAGGAACTCTGGGTAGCACTCAGGAAAGGATTCGTCGAAAGACAGATAGTGCCTGTCCTTGCTGGCTCAGCTGAAAAGAACATTGGCGTCGATGTTCTCTTGAAAGTTATAAACAACATCGGTGCATCGCCACTGGAAGGTAAACCGTACAAGTCAACTCTTGAAAGTGGAGATGAAGTTGAGGTCATTCCATCAGAAACGGATCCATTCGTCGGATACACTTTCAAAGCAGTTGTTGATCCATTTGTTGGAAAACTGAGCTACATAAAGGTCATCTCTGGTAATCTCAAACCTGGAGACGCTTTCAACAACACATCACGCGGAACACAGGAAAAAGCAGGTCACCTCTACTTTGCAAAAGGTAAGGATACGTACGAAGTTGAAGAAGTATCCTGCGGTGACATCGTCGTTCTTCCAAAACTAAAAGAAAGTGCTGTAAAAGACACCGTAACGCACAAAGATAGAAAACTTACAATAATCTCGCCAGAATATCCGGAACCAATGATTTCAAAGAGCGTCAACCCGAAATCGAAATCAGATATTGACAAGATAAGCAACGGTCTCAGCAGACTTGCAGACTCAGACCCAACGTTCGGATGGGAATTCGATCCTGAGACATCCGAGACGGTTATCTCCGGTATAGGTGGAATGCACCTTGATGTCATGGTTGAAAGACTCAAGAACATATTTGGCGTTGACGTCGAAGTAGGTAAGCCAAAGATTGCTTACAGAGAAACGGTAATGTCAAAGGCAGTTTCTGAACACAAACACAAGAAACAAAGCGGTGGACACGGACAATATGGTCACGTTAAAATTGAAATAGAACCAGCTCAAAGAGGTACAGGGTTTGAATTTGTCGACAAGATAGTCGGTGGAGTTATCCCGAGGAACTTCATTCCGTCTGTTGAAAAAGGTATAAGGGAAGCAATGAAGAAAGGTGTTCTCGCAGCGTATCCTGTTGTTGATGTCAGAGTCACGCTCTTTGATGGTTCATACCACGAAGTTGACTCTTCCGATATTTCATTCCAAATCGCTGCAATTCAAGCATTTAAGAAAGGTATGCAACAGGCAAAACCGGTGCTCCTTGAACCAGTGATGTACGTTGAAGTATTCACACCAGACGAAAACGCAGGTGACGTAATGGGAGATATAAGTTCAAGAAGAGGTAGACCGATGGGTATGGAACCAGCCGGTAAAGGCATAACAGTTGTCAAGGCTGAAGTGCCACTCGCTGAAATGCTCGATTTCCAAGGCAGACTCTCATCTATCACAAGCGGTAGAGGCTACTTCACGATGAGATTTGAAAAGTACGATGTAGTTCCACCAAACATCCAAGAAAAGATAATTGCAGAGCGCAAGAAGTACCTCGAAGAACAAGCGGAAGAATAA